Proteins found in one Maridesulfovibrio sp. genomic segment:
- the pseB gene encoding UDP-N-acetylglucosamine 4,6-dehydratase (inverting) — protein sequence MFNGKSILITGGTGSFGHKCTKMILEKYSPKRLIIYSRDEFKQYEMSRKFSDTEFPCMRYFIGDVRDKERLYRAFRDVDYVIHAAAMKQVPASEYNPFEAIKTNIIGAQNLINTAIDVGVKKVIALSTDKAVSPVNLYGATKLCSDKLFVAGNLYAASGDTKFSVVRYGNVVGSRGSVIPLFLKQKATGTLTITDPRMTRFWTTLEDAVQFVLDGFEKMIGGEIFVQKIPSMKITDLAKAMGPDCEQKVIGIRPGEKLHEMMISADDARNTAEFDGYYVIKPDSQFMAPHAEMIGGTPVAEGFQYTSDSNVDWVDENGLVEMVSTLKIDK from the coding sequence ATGTTTAATGGAAAAAGTATTCTGATCACCGGCGGTACAGGTTCTTTCGGGCACAAATGCACAAAGATGATATTGGAAAAATACTCTCCGAAAAGACTGATCATATACAGCCGTGATGAATTCAAACAATACGAAATGTCACGCAAATTTTCCGACACAGAATTCCCCTGTATGCGGTATTTTATCGGTGATGTACGCGACAAGGAAAGACTTTACCGTGCTTTCCGAGACGTTGACTACGTGATTCACGCGGCAGCGATGAAACAGGTTCCCGCTTCCGAGTACAATCCTTTTGAAGCTATTAAGACAAACATTATCGGTGCCCAGAACCTCATCAACACCGCCATTGATGTCGGTGTAAAAAAAGTAATCGCGCTCAGTACGGACAAAGCAGTCAGCCCGGTCAACCTATACGGTGCTACCAAGCTCTGCTCCGACAAGCTCTTTGTAGCCGGTAACCTTTATGCCGCTTCCGGGGACACCAAATTCAGTGTTGTCCGCTACGGCAATGTTGTTGGCAGCCGAGGCAGTGTTATTCCCCTGTTCCTGAAACAAAAAGCAACCGGCACCCTAACCATCACCGATCCGCGCATGACACGTTTCTGGACCACTCTTGAAGATGCAGTGCAATTCGTTCTGGACGGTTTTGAAAAAATGATCGGTGGCGAAATTTTCGTACAAAAAATTCCGAGTATGAAAATTACTGATCTTGCCAAAGCTATGGGCCCGGATTGTGAGCAAAAAGTTATTGGTATCCGTCCAGGTGAAAAACTCCATGAGATGATGATCTCCGCAGACGATGCCCGCAATACTGCTGAGTTTGACGGTTATTACGTGATTAAACCGGACTCCCAGTTCATGGCTCCGCATGCTGAAATGATCGGTGGAACTCCGGTAGCAGAGGGATTTCAATACACTTCCGACAGCAATGTGGATTGGGTTGATGAAAATGGTTTAGTCGAAATGGTTTCAACACTTAAGATAGACAAATAG
- a CDS encoding sulfotransferase domain-containing protein: MADNKKEKEFFIHIGAPKTASTFLQEEYFPYITEALHLGKDVAAVETSRYKKYIGNLAYTNYTALDSSAQDLDEYIEYVSTALGKPVPESKKFIISDEGFFNVYANLLQLPNTMQVLKKVFGDNTKIILTIRQQGSFLESLYKQSLVNGHFSSLNYFLRYANGNFGAYYPDAKYNIEVKTYNWLNIYKQLCAIFPKENILILPYEMLRENPNSFFREFNKFMNISKVEVNHRKKVNKSNSLTALKVLRVLNRLTNNQRNGLPVLIQNPLWPLLPPYSMGEGKVLNSIRNFSDRLNARNFIKIFNLIDKKRGNFISQDVHEKIMEMHSSSNKELDNRLGLNLKKYGYY; the protein is encoded by the coding sequence ATGGCTGACAACAAAAAAGAAAAAGAATTCTTTATTCATATAGGCGCCCCTAAAACAGCTAGCACATTTCTGCAAGAAGAATATTTTCCATACATTACTGAAGCCTTGCATTTAGGAAAAGACGTAGCTGCTGTTGAGACCTCACGATACAAAAAATATATAGGTAATCTGGCGTATACAAACTACACGGCTTTAGATAGTTCAGCGCAGGATCTTGATGAATATATAGAATACGTTTCCACTGCATTAGGGAAGCCTGTACCGGAATCAAAAAAATTTATTATCAGCGATGAAGGTTTCTTTAATGTTTACGCTAACCTGCTACAACTACCCAACACCATGCAGGTCTTAAAAAAAGTTTTCGGCGATAACACTAAAATTATTCTTACCATTAGACAACAAGGATCCTTTCTAGAAAGTCTTTATAAACAGTCGTTAGTGAACGGACATTTCTCCTCGCTCAACTATTTCTTAAGATATGCTAATGGTAATTTTGGAGCATACTACCCCGATGCCAAGTACAACATCGAAGTCAAAACTTATAACTGGCTGAATATTTATAAACAACTGTGCGCAATTTTTCCTAAAGAAAACATCCTGATTCTGCCATACGAAATGCTCCGGGAAAACCCAAATTCATTTTTCCGCGAATTTAACAAATTCATGAATATTTCCAAAGTGGAAGTTAATCATCGCAAAAAAGTGAATAAGAGCAATTCACTGACGGCCCTAAAAGTTCTCCGGGTCCTGAACAGACTGACTAACAACCAGAGAAACGGCTTACCCGTCCTGATACAGAATCCACTCTGGCCTCTTCTCCCGCCATACTCAATGGGTGAAGGGAAAGTACTTAACAGCATCCGTAACTTCTCCGATAGGTTGAATGCGCGTAACTTCATTAAAATTTTTAATCTGATAGACAAGAAGAGAGGTAACTTCATCTCTCAGGACGTACATGAAAAAATAATGGAGATGCACAGTTCCTCAAATAAAGAACTTGACAATCGGCTCGGACTGAATCTGAAAAAATATGGCTATTATTAA
- the pseC gene encoding UDP-4-amino-4,6-dideoxy-N-acetyl-beta-L-altrosamine transaminase, with translation MGTPKNIPYGRQSIDEQDLKAVTDALTSGWLTTGPKVAEFEQAVARMSGAAHGVAVNSGTAALHCAMYAFDLQKGDEVIVPPMTFAASANCVAYMGATPVFADVDPETLLIDPAEVEKKITPETKGIIAVDYAGQPCDYAALRRIADKHGLFLAADGCHSIGGSLNGEKVGSLADITLYSFHPVKHMTTGEGGMAVTDNSEYDRRMRIFRNHGITADFRQRDGWFYEMQDLGFNYRITDFQCALGLSQLSRLPEWVARRREIAAMYDKEFAVLDGLSPLGKLKAAKHAYHLYVINLEGENRSDKRKAVFDYLREHGLGVQVHYIPVHLHPYYKETFGTHEGLCPVAENAYDGLISLPMFPLMKNEDVMRVVETVKAALTEVSVR, from the coding sequence ATGGGCACCCCCAAAAATATTCCCTATGGCCGGCAGTCTATTGACGAACAGGATCTAAAGGCCGTTACTGACGCCCTGACCTCTGGCTGGCTGACAACCGGTCCCAAGGTAGCTGAATTCGAGCAAGCCGTCGCCAGAATGTCCGGTGCTGCTCATGGCGTAGCCGTCAACAGCGGAACAGCCGCTCTGCACTGTGCTATGTACGCTTTTGATCTCCAAAAGGGTGATGAGGTAATTGTTCCGCCAATGACTTTTGCGGCCTCTGCCAACTGTGTTGCTTATATGGGCGCAACCCCTGTTTTCGCAGATGTTGATCCTGAGACCCTGCTCATTGATCCTGCTGAAGTGGAAAAGAAGATTACGCCCGAGACCAAAGGGATCATAGCGGTGGACTACGCTGGCCAGCCCTGCGACTACGCCGCCCTTAGGCGGATAGCTGATAAGCACGGACTTTTCCTTGCTGCAGACGGATGCCACTCCATTGGTGGAAGTCTGAACGGGGAAAAAGTCGGATCACTAGCCGATATCACCCTGTACAGCTTTCATCCGGTCAAGCACATGACCACCGGTGAAGGCGGCATGGCGGTGACAGACAACTCCGAATACGACAGACGCATGCGTATATTCAGAAACCACGGCATCACCGCAGATTTCAGACAGCGCGATGGCTGGTTCTACGAAATGCAGGACCTCGGCTTCAACTATCGCATCACTGACTTTCAGTGCGCACTGGGCCTGAGCCAGCTTTCCAGACTGCCTGAATGGGTTGCCAGAAGACGCGAAATTGCCGCTATGTACGATAAAGAATTTGCCGTACTGGACGGACTCAGCCCCCTCGGCAAATTGAAGGCTGCGAAGCATGCTTACCATCTTTACGTGATCAATCTGGAAGGAGAAAACCGCAGCGACAAGCGTAAAGCTGTTTTCGACTACCTGCGCGAACACGGTCTCGGAGTACAGGTCCACTATATACCGGTTCATCTGCATCCTTACTACAAAGAAACCTTCGGAACTCACGAGGGTTTATGCCCTGTAGCGGAAAATGCATATGACGGGCTAATCTCACTACCCATGTTCCCGCTCATGAAAAATGAAGATGTAATGAGAGTTGTTGAAACGGTTAAAGCAGCCCTTACTGAAGTGAGTGTTAGATAA